From Yersinia hibernica, a single genomic window includes:
- the yebF gene encoding protein YebF, with the protein MRKTGLALIVFTALAGVISSVQAEEPRVAKVPTCTGLNQSQVATQVKRDFLQNRITRWETDKKLLGTDSPVVWISAADITGKDDVWQVPLTARGGKGDKTYQVVLDCKAGTITYTLRT; encoded by the coding sequence ATGAGAAAAACTGGACTCGCCTTGATAGTATTCACCGCATTGGCTGGTGTCATCAGTAGTGTACAGGCTGAGGAGCCGCGGGTCGCAAAAGTCCCGACTTGTACTGGGCTAAATCAATCTCAAGTCGCGACTCAAGTTAAACGGGATTTTCTACAAAACCGTATAACGCGGTGGGAAACGGATAAAAAACTGTTGGGCACAGACAGCCCAGTGGTGTGGATTAGTGCGGCAGACATTACCGGCAAGGATGATGTCTGGCAGGTTCCTTTGACCGCTCGTGGCGGTAAAGGCGATAAAACGTATCAGGTTGTACTCGACTGCAAAGCTGGCACTATCACCTACACGCTGCGCACCTAA
- a CDS encoding S9 family peptidase, whose translation MTIPPKAAKRPYPMTMHGDVRTDDYYWLRDDERTDADVLNYLQAENDFTETVLKPQQSLRETLYQEMVSRIPPQEESVPYTRNGYRYQTRFEPGNEYAIYVRQPVWADSSWETLLDGNQRAVDSEFYTLGDLDVSPDNQLLAVAEDFLSRRQYDIRIKQLHNDTWHQEVISNTSGSFEWSNDSKTLYYVRKHEKTLLPYQVYRHVVGTDPASDQLIYQETDDTFYVGLEKTTSEHFIVIHLSSTTTSEILLLDADQLEPAPQRFAPRRKDHEYGLDHYKQHFYLRSNKDGKNFGLYKIAELGKAPTDFADESQWQSLIAPRTDVMLEGFSLFRDWLVVEERSEGLTHLRQIHWANGEEKSITFDDPTYVTWLAYNPEPETELLRYGYSSMTTPSSMYELNMDTGVRQLLKQQEVKNFTPENYRSERIWVTASDGVKVPVSLVYHREHFVSGSNPLLVYGYGSYGSSMDPAFSGSRLSLLDRGFVFALAHIRGGGELGQQWYEDGKLLNKLNTFNDFIDVTKALITKGYGDANRVFAMGGSAGGLLVGAVINQAPELYKGVVAQVPFVDVVTTMLDESIPLTTGEYDEWGNPNDKTYYDYIKQYSPYDQVKAQDYPHMLVTTGLHDSQVQYWEPAKWVAKLREMKTDDHQLLLYTDMDSGHGGKSGRFKAYEDIALEYAFILSLA comes from the coding sequence ATGACCATACCTCCCAAGGCAGCTAAACGCCCTTATCCGATGACGATGCACGGCGATGTTCGTACCGATGATTATTATTGGCTACGTGATGATGAGCGTACTGACGCTGATGTGCTGAACTACTTGCAAGCTGAGAATGATTTCACCGAAACGGTATTGAAACCACAGCAGTCACTACGTGAAACTTTGTATCAGGAGATGGTTTCCCGCATTCCGCCGCAAGAAGAATCGGTTCCCTATACCCGCAATGGCTACCGCTATCAAACACGTTTTGAGCCGGGCAATGAGTATGCCATTTATGTGCGCCAGCCAGTTTGGGCGGATAGCAGTTGGGAAACATTATTGGATGGTAATCAACGTGCGGTGGACAGTGAGTTTTATACTTTGGGGGACTTGGATGTTAGCCCTGATAATCAATTGTTGGCGGTGGCTGAAGATTTTTTATCACGGCGTCAATATGACATTCGCATCAAGCAGTTACACAATGATACTTGGCACCAGGAAGTCATCAGCAACACGTCGGGTAGCTTTGAGTGGTCTAATGATTCAAAAACGCTATATTATGTGCGTAAGCATGAAAAAACCTTATTGCCATATCAGGTTTATCGCCATGTAGTGGGCACTGACCCGGCATCAGACCAACTGATTTATCAGGAAACCGATGACACTTTCTATGTCGGTTTGGAAAAAACCACGTCTGAGCACTTTATTGTTATCCATTTGAGCAGCACCACAACATCTGAAATTTTACTGTTGGATGCTGACCAACTCGAACCGGCCCCACAAAGGTTTGCGCCGCGCCGCAAAGACCATGAATACGGTTTGGATCACTATAAACAGCATTTTTATTTACGTTCAAATAAAGATGGGAAGAATTTTGGTCTGTACAAAATCGCTGAATTAGGTAAAGCGCCAACTGATTTCGCTGATGAATCGCAGTGGCAATCATTAATAGCGCCAAGAACGGATGTGATGTTGGAAGGGTTCAGCTTATTCCGTGACTGGTTGGTGGTGGAAGAACGCAGTGAAGGACTGACGCATTTACGGCAGATTCACTGGGCAAATGGTGAAGAGAAATCGATTACTTTTGATGACCCTACCTATGTCACTTGGCTGGCATACAATCCGGAGCCGGAAACTGAATTACTGCGTTATGGTTATTCATCAATGACCACGCCAAGTTCTATGTATGAACTGAATATGGATACCGGGGTTCGTCAGTTGCTCAAGCAGCAGGAAGTGAAGAATTTCACGCCAGAAAATTATCGCAGTGAGCGGATTTGGGTTACAGCATCGGACGGTGTCAAAGTACCGGTTTCATTGGTTTATCACCGCGAGCATTTTGTCTCTGGCAGCAACCCGCTGTTGGTCTACGGCTACGGCTCTTATGGCAGCAGTATGGACCCGGCATTCAGTGGTAGCCGCTTAAGTCTGCTGGATCGTGGCTTTGTTTTTGCCCTGGCGCACATTCGTGGTGGTGGGGAGTTAGGGCAACAATGGTATGAAGATGGCAAGTTGCTCAATAAGTTAAATACATTTAATGACTTTATTGATGTTACCAAAGCATTAATCACCAAGGGTTATGGTGATGCTAATCGCGTTTTTGCTATGGGTGGGAGTGCCGGCGGCTTGCTGGTGGGGGCCGTGATCAATCAAGCTCCTGAATTATACAAAGGCGTTGTGGCGCAGGTGCCATTTGTTGATGTGGTCACTACTATGCTGGATGAGTCCATCCCTCTGACGACGGGCGAGTATGATGAATGGGGCAATCCGAATGATAAAACCTATTATGATTACATCAAGCAATACAGCCCATACGATCAGGTCAAAGCTCAGGATTACCCGCATATGCTGGTGACCACCGGTTTACACGACTCTCAGGTTCAATATTGGGAACCGGCAAAGTGGGTCGCCAAACTGCGGGAGATGAAAACTGATGACCACCAACTATTGCTTTATACCGATATGGATTCGGGCCATGGCGGCAAATCAGGGCGCTTTAAAGCTTATGAAGATATCGCCTTAGAATATGCTTTTATTCTCTCTTTGGCGTGA
- the exoX gene encoding exodeoxyribonuclease X: protein MYFRVIDTETCGLEGGIVEIASVDIVDGVLSNPMSDLVSPDRPISIDAMVIHHITEEMVEGKPRIAVAVRKYQDSPYYVAHNAPFDRGVLPEMGGQWICTLKLARLLYPDIKHSNQYLRYALRLNVSVPAGLYPHRALYDCYVTAALLQRIIGDSGWSAEQMVEITQQPLLLQTFKFGKYRGKSIEQIARQDPDYLRWMLSSITDLTPDMRHTLTYYLA, encoded by the coding sequence ATGTATTTTCGTGTCATCGATACTGAAACTTGTGGCTTAGAGGGTGGCATAGTCGAGATAGCCTCCGTCGATATAGTTGACGGAGTATTGAGCAACCCTATGAGTGACCTGGTTAGCCCGGACCGGCCTATCAGTATTGATGCGATGGTGATTCACCATATCACTGAAGAAATGGTGGAAGGTAAACCGCGAATTGCCGTCGCAGTAAGAAAATATCAGGATAGCCCTTATTATGTGGCCCATAATGCCCCCTTTGACCGCGGCGTATTACCCGAGATGGGCGGCCAATGGATTTGTACATTAAAACTCGCCCGCCTGCTGTATCCCGATATAAAGCACAGTAATCAATATCTGCGTTACGCTTTACGCCTGAATGTTTCAGTGCCAGCGGGGCTTTATCCACATCGTGCTTTATATGATTGCTATGTCACCGCAGCGCTGTTGCAACGCATCATAGGCGACTCAGGTTGGAGTGCTGAACAAATGGTGGAAATAACGCAGCAACCATTGCTATTGCAGACATTTAAGTTCGGAAAATATCGGGGGAAAAGTATTGAACAGATAGCCCGACAAGACCCAGACTACCTGCGTTGGATGCTATCCTCAATCACTGACCTTACGCCAGACATGCGCCATACCCTGACTTATTATCTGGCGTAA
- the pip gene encoding prolyl aminopeptidase, giving the protein MEQLRGLYPAYEPYDSGLLDTGDGHQIYWELCGNPEGKPAVFIHGGPGGGIAPYHRQLFNPTKYKVLLFDQRGCGRSKPHASLDNNTTWHLVEDIERLRKMAGIDKWLIFGGSWGSTLALAYGETHPERVSEMVLRGIFTLRKKELDWYYQDGASRFFPDKWQRVLSILSPEEQSDVTAAYRKRLTSPDKAVQLAAAKIWSLWEGETVTLLPTKSAASFGEDDFALAFARIENHYFTHLGFLDSDNQLLDNVTRIRHIPAVIIHGRYDMACQPQNAWDLAKAWPKAELHIVEGAGHSFDEPGILHQLILATDKFARKA; this is encoded by the coding sequence ATGGAACAATTACGTGGGCTTTATCCAGCGTATGAACCTTACGACAGTGGTTTATTAGACACGGGTGATGGTCATCAAATTTACTGGGAACTCTGTGGTAATCCTGAGGGTAAACCCGCGGTATTTATCCATGGTGGCCCTGGGGGCGGGATCGCGCCTTATCACCGGCAGCTTTTCAATCCAACGAAATACAAAGTATTACTGTTTGATCAACGTGGGTGCGGGCGCTCAAAGCCCCATGCCAGCCTAGATAATAATACCACCTGGCATTTAGTCGAGGATATCGAACGGCTGCGTAAGATGGCAGGGATCGATAAGTGGTTGATATTTGGTGGCTCATGGGGCTCGACACTGGCACTGGCTTATGGCGAAACCCATCCCGAACGGGTTAGTGAGATGGTTTTGCGCGGCATATTCACGCTGCGCAAAAAAGAGTTGGATTGGTATTATCAGGACGGTGCTTCGCGTTTCTTCCCGGATAAATGGCAGCGCGTGTTATCCATTTTGTCGCCAGAGGAGCAAAGTGATGTCACCGCGGCATACCGCAAGCGGCTGACCTCACCTGATAAGGCCGTTCAATTGGCTGCCGCTAAAATTTGGAGCCTGTGGGAGGGTGAAACTGTCACTCTGTTACCCACCAAGAGTGCGGCCTCTTTTGGTGAAGATGACTTCGCTCTGGCATTCGCCCGCATTGAAAATCACTATTTTACCCACTTAGGTTTTTTGGATAGTGATAACCAACTGCTCGATAACGTCACACGAATCCGCCATATTCCGGCGGTAATTATTCATGGCCGATATGACATGGCTTGTCAGCCACAGAATGCTTGGGATTTGGCCAAAGCATGGCCGAAAGCCGAGTTACATATTGTCGAAGGTGCTGGGCATTCATTTGATGAGCCCGGAATTTTGCACCAGTTGATTCTTGCGACTGATAAATTTGCCCGCAAGGCCTAG
- a CDS encoding DNA polymerase III subunit theta has product MGYNLTELSDEETAKMNVDLAASGVAFKERYNMPVIPEMVAREQPDELREYFLQRLAHYRSESNKFSRLPYEPKMKS; this is encoded by the coding sequence GTGGGATATAACCTGACTGAGCTTTCTGACGAAGAAACAGCAAAAATGAATGTTGATCTGGCCGCCTCAGGTGTGGCATTTAAGGAGCGCTACAATATGCCGGTGATCCCTGAAATGGTTGCACGAGAACAACCGGATGAGCTACGTGAGTACTTTTTACAGCGGCTGGCACACTATCGTAGTGAATCGAATAAATTCTCACGCTTGCCGTATGAGCCCAAAATGAAGTCTTAA
- the ftnA gene encoding non-heme ferritin, translating into MLKTEMAQKLNEQLNLEFYSANLYLQMSAWCSDKGFEGAAAFLKEHSQEEMQHMQRLFEYLSGTGSMPVLGTISAPPVDFASLADVFKLTYEHEQLITTQINELAHVAITTHDYSTFNFLQWYVAEQHEEEKLFKSILDKLALVGNSGNSLFFVDKDLKTMAAQSHVQG; encoded by the coding sequence ATGTTGAAAACAGAAATGGCACAGAAGCTCAATGAGCAGCTGAATTTGGAATTTTACTCTGCCAATCTTTATCTGCAGATGAGTGCTTGGTGCAGCGATAAAGGTTTTGAAGGGGCCGCGGCATTTTTAAAAGAGCATTCTCAAGAAGAGATGCAACATATGCAGCGTTTGTTTGAATATCTCAGTGGCACAGGTTCTATGCCGGTATTGGGTACTATTAGTGCGCCACCGGTCGATTTTGCCTCACTGGCTGATGTATTTAAACTAACCTATGAGCATGAGCAACTCATCACGACTCAAATTAATGAACTGGCCCATGTTGCAATCACCACGCACGATTATTCGACATTCAATTTCTTGCAATGGTATGTAGCTGAGCAGCACGAAGAAGAAAAACTGTTCAAATCTATTCTGGATAAACTGGCGCTGGTCGGTAACAGTGGCAATTCATTGTTCTTCGTCGATAAAGATTTGAAAACAATGGCAGCGCAAAGTCACGTCCAGGGTTAA
- the yobA gene encoding CopC domain-containing protein YobA gives MFIRKVRSSCRMLSALIVLFVGLSSQQALAHAHLKIESPAADTTIGSAPEALTLGFSEGIELNFSGVKVIGPDNNVVKTGLLKLDPVNNTQLILPIDHALEAGKYNVSWHVVSVDGHKTKGTYSFTVK, from the coding sequence ATGTTTATTCGCAAAGTACGTTCTTCTTGCCGCATGCTCTCAGCACTTATTGTGCTGTTTGTTGGATTATCCAGCCAGCAAGCCTTGGCTCATGCTCATTTGAAAATCGAATCACCGGCTGCTGACACCACCATCGGTTCCGCACCAGAAGCTCTGACACTGGGTTTCTCCGAAGGAATTGAATTGAATTTCAGTGGGGTGAAAGTGATAGGGCCAGATAATAATGTAGTGAAAACGGGCCTGCTTAAATTGGACCCGGTCAATAATACGCAATTGATTCTGCCAATTGATCATGCACTAGAAGCGGGCAAATATAATGTTTCATGGCATGTTGTGTCTGTTGATGGTCATAAAACCAAAGGCACCTACAGCTTCACAGTGAAATAA
- the copD gene encoding copper homeostasis membrane protein CopD, translated as MSLATLFVLCRFLHFLAVMLMFGISIFTALLAPVRFSAILKNRLSPLLILSTFLALASAIGLLAIQAGMMGDGWSDTYRLSVWWAVFNTRFGQVWQWHLGLSILSTWLVLLTSSRVYSCLMAGLSTLLLASLAFTGHAAMHDGALGWIHKINQIIHLLSSGYWVGCLAPLLICLAYTRNSDVKREAITTLIRFSTWGHLAVALVLATGVINSIIMLRETPLVLTSAYQILLLSKVILVLLMIFVALINRYLIVPMLRQLPTKAHDWLVINSCAEIILGAGVLLLVSVFATMAPV; from the coding sequence ATGTCTCTGGCGACACTATTTGTTCTATGTCGCTTTCTGCATTTTTTGGCGGTGATGCTGATGTTTGGCATCAGTATCTTCACCGCCTTGCTAGCTCCAGTTCGTTTTTCTGCAATACTTAAAAATCGTTTATCACCCTTACTTATCCTTAGCACCTTTTTGGCGCTCGCCTCTGCTATCGGACTTCTCGCCATTCAGGCGGGGATGATGGGCGATGGTTGGTCTGATACCTATAGATTGAGTGTCTGGTGGGCGGTATTTAATACCCGTTTTGGTCAGGTATGGCAATGGCATCTCGGTCTATCAATTTTGAGCACATGGCTGGTTTTACTCACCTCCAGCCGCGTTTATTCGTGCTTAATGGCTGGATTATCAACACTATTACTGGCCAGCTTGGCTTTTACCGGCCATGCGGCGATGCATGATGGTGCACTGGGATGGATTCATAAAATAAATCAAATCATACACTTGCTCAGTTCTGGCTATTGGGTGGGATGTCTGGCTCCACTTTTAATTTGTCTGGCATATACCCGGAATAGTGATGTCAAACGCGAAGCTATCACTACGCTGATTCGTTTTTCAACCTGGGGGCATTTGGCGGTAGCTTTAGTGTTAGCAACCGGTGTTATCAACAGTATCATTATGCTACGTGAGACCCCGCTGGTGCTGACTTCTGCTTATCAGATACTCTTACTGAGCAAAGTTATCCTAGTGTTATTAATGATCTTTGTGGCACTGATTAACCGCTACCTCATTGTGCCAATGCTGCGGCAATTGCCGACGAAGGCCCACGACTGGCTAGTGATAAACAGCTGTGCCGAAATTATCCTTGGCGCGGGGGTACTACTGTTGGTGAGTGTTTTTGCAACTATGGCCCCAGTATAG
- a CDS encoding YebY family protein: MKGFVLTLSLFMLSVNAIAAGQIITVSKFEFGKQWAFNREEVMLECRTGGALFVINPSTLVQYPLNDTATEQMKSGHVLAKPLDVLLLDDKDRAGQKMSLEPFQQRAMTLCQK; the protein is encoded by the coding sequence ATGAAGGGTTTTGTGCTGACATTATCGCTATTTATGTTATCAGTTAACGCTATTGCTGCCGGTCAGATTATTACGGTCAGTAAGTTTGAATTTGGTAAGCAATGGGCATTTAATCGCGAAGAAGTGATGCTGGAATGCCGTACAGGTGGTGCTTTATTTGTGATAAATCCGAGTACATTGGTGCAATACCCGCTAAATGACACGGCAACAGAACAGATGAAATCTGGTCATGTTCTGGCAAAACCGTTAGATGTTTTGTTATTGGATGATAAGGATAGAGCGGGCCAAAAGATGAGTCTGGAACCTTTCCAACAACGTGCCATGACATTGTGCCAAAAATAG
- a CDS encoding tyrosine-type recombinase/integrase — protein MAKRPGKYDANLPKNLTFRRVQLTFYWRNPLTGKELSLGKIARRDAISQAIEANNFIEQNYTPVAILEKLKGTQEFTLAAWLKRYDVIYKRRELAENTYKVRKGQIAMISEKMGNRVLAKISTRHIAEFLEFWVAQDKKTMAATMRSVLSDIFREAIVEGHIDNNPVTPTRSAKPVVKRERLELDQYLAIREVADTLPAWFGLSMDLALVTGQRREDLSLMRFDQIVDGRLQIDQGKTGAMISLPLDLELKAVGLRLSTVIEQCKLASKTDFMISAGIRKNSPDGSLHPDSLTKKFVTARKGTDFCFDESPPTFHEIRSLAGRLYEKEKGKEFAMKLLGHKSEKMTNKYLDTRGKEYVML, from the coding sequence ATGGCAAAAAGGCCGGGAAAGTATGACGCTAATTTGCCCAAAAACCTCACCTTTAGGCGTGTTCAACTAACTTTCTATTGGCGCAACCCGCTAACTGGAAAGGAGTTATCTCTCGGCAAAATTGCCCGGCGAGACGCCATATCCCAAGCCATTGAAGCCAATAATTTCATTGAACAAAACTACACTCCTGTCGCGATACTAGAAAAGCTCAAAGGCACGCAGGAGTTCACACTGGCAGCATGGCTAAAACGATATGACGTCATCTATAAGCGCCGGGAATTGGCCGAAAACACCTATAAAGTTCGCAAGGGACAAATAGCCATGATCAGCGAAAAAATGGGCAACAGGGTGTTAGCTAAAATCAGCACGCGCCATATTGCCGAGTTTTTAGAGTTTTGGGTGGCACAGGACAAAAAAACTATGGCCGCTACTATGCGGTCAGTGTTGTCTGATATTTTCCGAGAGGCGATTGTCGAGGGCCATATAGATAATAATCCAGTGACACCGACACGCTCAGCTAAACCGGTGGTGAAACGTGAGCGCCTGGAACTGGATCAGTATCTCGCTATTCGTGAGGTCGCTGACACATTACCGGCGTGGTTTGGGCTATCAATGGATCTGGCACTGGTGACGGGCCAACGACGTGAAGATTTATCACTGATGCGCTTTGACCAGATTGTTGATGGCAGATTACAGATAGACCAAGGCAAAACAGGAGCCATGATCTCCCTGCCCTTAGATCTTGAACTTAAAGCCGTTGGCCTACGCCTTAGCACCGTGATTGAACAATGTAAATTAGCCAGTAAAACAGACTTTATGATAAGTGCTGGCATCAGAAAAAATAGCCCTGATGGATCACTACATCCAGACAGCCTGACAAAGAAATTCGTAACGGCGAGAAAAGGAACAGATTTTTGTTTTGATGAGAGTCCGCCAACTTTTCATGAGATCAGAAGTCTAGCCGGACGATTATATGAAAAGGAAAAAGGTAAGGAATTTGCGATGAAACTGCTGGGGCATAAATCGGAGAAGATGACGAACAAGTATCTTGATACGAGAGGGAAAGAATACGTGATGCTATAA
- a CDS encoding excisionase yields MAKLMTLTEWCDETYTTDKPTIQTLQRWARNGNFYPAAEKHGRQYRVRPGAIYIQPKSYRMAKALNISHSTIPPILEKMGYGKKAGKV; encoded by the coding sequence ATGGCTAAATTAATGACATTAACCGAATGGTGTGATGAAACGTATACGACTGACAAGCCGACGATTCAAACACTCCAACGCTGGGCCAGAAACGGTAACTTTTACCCTGCAGCAGAAAAACACGGCAGACAATATCGCGTGCGGCCCGGTGCCATTTATATACAGCCCAAAAGCTACAGAATGGCGAAAGCGCTGAACATTTCACATTCTACGATACCGCCAATATTGGAGAAGATGGGTTATGGCAAAAAGGCCGGGAAAGTATGA
- a CDS encoding siphovirus Gp157 family protein, with the protein MSTSAISLATDYRKLQEMADSGDELTPEMVADTLSGIEGMLEDKFDALMALVRNTLGQAEICANEAKRMSARKKSFDNQAEIYRKYILECMIQAGKDSIKTASNTFTARKGTKKLVITDVNLLPDEYVDSVSQVQIITTPKADEIKAALNEGLLIAGAKFETGERSLAVR; encoded by the coding sequence ATGAGCACAAGCGCCATATCATTAGCCACTGATTACCGAAAATTGCAGGAAATGGCCGATAGCGGTGATGAACTCACCCCCGAAATGGTCGCTGACACTCTCTCTGGCATTGAGGGCATGCTGGAAGATAAGTTCGATGCCTTGATGGCACTGGTACGTAACACGCTGGGTCAGGCAGAAATATGTGCCAACGAAGCCAAACGGATGAGTGCACGCAAGAAAAGTTTTGATAATCAGGCTGAAATCTACCGTAAATATATATTGGAATGCATGATTCAGGCCGGTAAAGACTCGATCAAAACGGCGTCCAATACCTTCACTGCCCGAAAAGGGACAAAAAAACTCGTCATCACCGATGTGAATTTGTTGCCTGATGAATATGTCGACTCCGTTTCTCAGGTGCAAATTATCACCACCCCAAAAGCCGATGAAATCAAAGCTGCCTTAAATGAGGGCCTATTGATTGCCGGTGCCAAGTTTGAAACTGGCGAACGTTCGTTAGCCGTCCGCTAA
- a CDS encoding DUF1482 family protein, with protein MEQLLFALVVSVCPAHEICRDIVYEVYDTQQECEKVIFENRLFNGNCYPVDAIIHQQ; from the coding sequence ATGGAGCAACTATTATTCGCTTTAGTTGTATCGGTATGCCCTGCTCATGAAATTTGTAGAGATATTGTCTATGAAGTTTATGACACCCAACAAGAATGTGAAAAAGTCATTTTCGAAAATAGGTTATTCAACGGCAACTGCTACCCAGTCGATGCCATTATTCATCAACAATAA
- a CDS encoding helix-turn-helix domain-containing protein: protein MKNPGERIRERRNELQLTQRSLAKAVKVSHVTISQWESNDSSPSGKNLFALSTALQCSPTWILYGDTDQSPSPAVKIPPELDEREAELIQLFASLPESEKERHLTDLRLKVDELNRLFEELLQTRKKLAK, encoded by the coding sequence ATGAAAAATCCCGGTGAACGCATCAGAGAGCGGCGAAATGAGCTGCAACTAACCCAACGCAGCCTTGCAAAGGCGGTGAAAGTGTCCCATGTCACCATTTCACAATGGGAAAGCAACGACAGTTCACCTTCTGGCAAAAATCTATTTGCCCTGAGTACCGCATTACAGTGCTCACCAACGTGGATTTTATACGGGGATACAGATCAATCCCCCTCACCCGCAGTAAAGATCCCACCTGAACTTGATGAGAGAGAAGCTGAACTAATTCAATTGTTTGCGTCTCTTCCTGAATCAGAAAAAGAGCGGCACTTAACAGACCTTCGGCTTAAAGTTGATGAGTTAAACCGACTTTTTGAAGAGCTGTTACAAACCAGAAAAAAACTCGCCAAATAA
- a CDS encoding Cro/CI family transcriptional regulator, with protein sequence MLKKDAIQYFGTKSALAKAAGVKPPSVSAWGDLVPEKRAVRLEKASNGELHYDPIDYDKPITPAQ encoded by the coding sequence GTGTTAAAAAAAGATGCCATTCAATATTTCGGAACCAAGAGTGCTCTGGCAAAAGCTGCGGGGGTTAAGCCGCCATCAGTTTCTGCTTGGGGTGATTTAGTCCCAGAGAAAAGGGCCGTTCGATTAGAGAAAGCCTCTAATGGCGAATTGCATTACGACCCTATTGATTATGACAAGCCTATAACACCAGCACAGTAA
- a CDS encoding toxin YdaT family protein has protein sequence MKLKHDAICAELRSWAAETKQEIVAAEVAQAYFDLGGDELPLTPIEDEHATYNNKQRLFRWVDSDTDKAREKIAELTPAILQALPGERRARLENPNSVNYLAAQALRDFSLAMSAVLLGCSDMSQKLIKATEAIHALIPVTQQLIA, from the coding sequence GTGAAATTAAAACATGATGCCATCTGCGCAGAATTGCGGAGTTGGGCAGCAGAAACCAAACAAGAAATTGTCGCGGCAGAAGTGGCACAGGCTTATTTCGATCTCGGTGGTGATGAGCTTCCACTCACGCCCATTGAGGATGAACACGCTACATACAACAACAAACAGCGCTTGTTCCGCTGGGTTGATAGTGACACTGACAAGGCCAGAGAAAAAATTGCCGAACTTACTCCAGCCATTCTTCAGGCATTGCCAGGAGAGCGACGCGCCAGATTGGAAAACCCCAATTCAGTGAATTATTTGGCGGCACAAGCATTGCGCGATTTCTCGCTGGCGATGAGCGCGGTGTTGTTGGGCTGCTCTGATATGTCACAGAAATTAATTAAAGCAACTGAGGCGATACATGCACTTATTCCGGTGACACAGCAGTTGATTGCATAA
- a CDS encoding cell envelope biogenesis protein OmpA, producing MAKFSREQVEQQLRDELQRVGFSETVARSAAIQGGKHYTDTPNSTFSSALVWAKTYAKPYKRMRDKPAQKAAKAKKPWR from the coding sequence ATGGCTAAATTTTCCAGAGAACAAGTCGAGCAACAATTACGAGATGAACTGCAACGTGTCGGTTTTAGCGAGACAGTCGCCAGATCTGCTGCTATTCAAGGCGGCAAGCATTATACCGACACGCCTAATTCCACATTTTCCAGCGCGTTAGTTTGGGCTAAGACATATGCCAAACCCTATAAGCGGATGCGGGATAAGCCAGCACAGAAAGCGGCCAAAGCTAAAAAGCCGTGGAGATAA
- a CDS encoding replication protein P, whose protein sequence is MKRCESGNSWPPDFAEFVSLVAEHGGGHLGLTVVDVLAELKRYRNEFYKYSCAEEFNWRHPVLYQICVDLKRLGIEKRLTDTGLETQAGIELAKWEKRAASGVPIPPIRRQLKTPDRPSGLTPAQQLAAGNRYVK, encoded by the coding sequence ATGAAACGCTGTGAATCTGGTAACTCTTGGCCGCCAGATTTTGCCGAGTTTGTTTCTCTTGTGGCGGAGCATGGTGGTGGTCATTTGGGTTTAACTGTGGTGGATGTTCTCGCCGAGCTTAAGCGCTACCGGAATGAATTTTATAAATACAGTTGTGCTGAGGAATTCAACTGGCGCCACCCGGTTTTATATCAGATTTGCGTAGACCTTAAGCGCCTTGGAATCGAAAAAAGGCTCACTGATACCGGACTAGAAACACAGGCAGGTATCGAGTTAGCCAAGTGGGAAAAACGTGCCGCCAGTGGTGTACCAATTCCCCCAATTCGCCGCCAATTGAAAACACCTGACCGACCATCAGGATTAACCCCGGCACAGCAACTAGCCGCAGGAAACCGATACGTTAAATAA